The Osmia bicornis bicornis chromosome 11, iOsmBic2.1, whole genome shotgun sequence genome includes the window TGATACCATTCATGTCAGTTATATAACAGATTGTAGCACTCTTGATTTATATTTAGTAATCAGTTAATTATAAGTCAATAGCCCAGTACACTATCGGCTTAGCATGAATTGTTATTTATGCTATGTAGTAGATACCAACACATACCACTGCTAGGAATTGTATCCAGATGGCTGTTGTCTAGTTGAGTAATAGACTGTTTTGAAGTAACTTTCTTTTCCGTCTGGAAATACAAGAGCCATGCACAAGgcattggaaaaaaaaaaataatacacagATATTCATACAATTAGTTACAAAGTGAATCAATAATTCAATTCCAAAGCACAGAACACATACCTCAAAGTACTGATGCCACAGAACACAGCCATAGACACAAAGAACTGAGACTAGAGACTGGCAGAGTAGCcataaaagaatatttaatgCCTGAGTACGTTCAAATAATGCAGCACCATGCCTGATACATAGTAAAGCCTCTGTAACCATGATTGCACCGTAAACCCAACACTGAGTCCCTACTCTACTACATGTTGGATCTGTTACATACAAATAGTACTGCctacaatttataataaaatatatacttcTTAGTAAAATTTTATATGCTTAATTTAGGTCTAGTTCATTTTCTTACTATAGGTCTTGCCTACCTAACAGATGGTGCAACAATTACTCCAATGAGTATCAATCTTGCTACAACAAATGGATGAGAAGGTGGGAATTCATAAACATGCTTcaagaaaaatgtatttagctCTGAAACCTGCCAGAAAATAACCAACTGACTTAGAGCAACAAATCTCATGTATGTACATGTTGGATCCAACCATCTAACAGCAGTCCAACTACCAGGAGTAAATTGTAGCATTGCTCTCTTCAATTTTCCAGTAGTACTTTCAATGTCAAGGATGCTTACCCATTTATATTCTCGCATTTCCAAAAgagaacaaatttttaatcctACCCAGATACCCAAACCATTACAGACAACCACATCAAGTATAAAAGCATCCCACCAACATTCCACAAAGTTTGGTAGTAAATGAGCAAATGCTATTTCTGTTACTTCCCACATTAAACTGATGGCCCAAAGAATACCAAAATGACGAATTAATATCGCTTTAAACGTCCACCCTAAGAAATGGGCTGCTGCAAAAACGTCTAAATGGTTCCATATCTTCTCTAATGTAATATCAGAACAATTAACACCATATTCTTTGTCCATATCAATGTGAAATGATGCCAAGTCAGGATCTATCCAAACAAAGATCTTTCTGACTGTTTCATAATCTtgaaataacataaataacaGCCCCATTAAGTATAGTACACTACAGCCAAACACAAGTCTCCAAACAACTGGATGAGGTCTCGTAAATGGTCCATTTGGAAATGTGAGTATTGATatgataagaaaaaaaaatatgatggAGAGAATTCCAGCCCAAATATTGTCCTCAACATTGGTAGTGTTCCTGTGTTAAATTAACACTGATATGTACAAGTTTTgtaatttacaattaaataaatatattaacatATAATTACCTAGTAAAGGCAAAATATATTACAGCTCCGATTGCAATAAGAAGCAATGTAATGCTGTGGGgtttgtaaaaaaattcgaTTGATATATCGTCAACCGGTCTTGCATTAATATTTGGAAAACTGTCCGTGCCGTGTCGTAATTTATGCCCTTCAATATTATCCGCACTAGTCCGGCATTTCACAACCTCCTTTTCATCACTTTTGACAAGCCTTTCCAAAAGGCCGTCATGTGTAGATTCTTTATTAGTCGTCATCCTCTTGGTATAATTGCTGATTTCAAATTCGTATCCGATTCATTTCAAGCATTATTTCTTCACGTTTTTATCTACGGTTTCTATGCAATGCTACCACGCTGTTGAGGAATTTATAAACCACTTTAGGCTGGTTTAGGCACACATATGAACAGCGAATCAGGCAGGAAAATACTATAATGATTAATTTACTTCCGCTTATAAGGATGTAGTTGAATTGAAAgaggataaaaagaaatatatttaaccAATCACCTTTCTTGCATATCAGCTGATTGAACAGTAAAATATTCCCTTGCGAGCAAGCCTTTATTACGTACAGCATCGAGCAAAGTAAACTCCTCGACGAAAAATGGTGATGTAGGGAAAGCAGAAATTCTTGAATGATGAGATGAAGATGGCgctgaaaaatgaaaataataa containing:
- the LOC114875957 gene encoding phosphatidylserine synthase isoform X2; translated protein: MTTNKESTHDGLLERLVKSDEKEVVKCRTSADNIEGHKLRHGTDSFPNINARPVDDISIEFFYKPHSITLLLIAIGAVIYFAFTRNTTNVEDNIWAGILSIIFFFLIISILTFPNGPFTRPHPVVWRLVFGCSVLYLMGLLFMLFQDYETVRKIFVWIDPDLASFHIDMDKEYGVNCSDITLEKIWNHLDVFAAAHFLGWTFKAILIRHFGILWAISLMWEVTEIAFAHLLPNFVECWWDAFILDVVVCNGLGIWVGLKICSLLEMREYKWVSILDIESTTGKLKRAMLQFTPGSWTAVRWLDPTCTYMRFVALSQLVIFWQVSELNTFFLKHVYEFPPSHPFVVARLILIGVIVAPSVRQYYLYVTDPTCSRVGTQCWVYGAIMVTEALLCIRHGAALFERTQALNILLWLLCQSLVSVLCVYGCVLWHQYFEGVWLILQNLWTRWKRRNCERVQNKK
- the LOC114875957 gene encoding phosphatidylserine synthase isoform X1 — its product is MTTNKESTHDGLLERLVKSDEKEVVKCRTSADNIEGHKLRHGTDSFPNINARPVDDISIEFFYKPHSITLLLIAIGAVIYFAFTRNTTNVEDNIWAGILSIIFFFLIISILTFPNGPFTRPHPVVWRLVFGCSVLYLMGLLFMLFQDYETVRKIFVWIDPDLASFHIDMDKEYGVNCSDITLEKIWNHLDVFAAAHFLGWTFKAILIRHFGILWAISLMWEVTEIAFAHLLPNFVECWWDAFILDVVVCNGLGIWVGLKICSLLEMREYKWVSILDIESTTGKLKRAMLQFTPGSWTAVRWLDPTCTYMRFVALSQLVIFWQVSELNTFFLKHVYEFPPSHPFVVARLILIGVIVAPSVRQYYLYVTDPTCSRVGTQCWVYGAIMVTEALLCIRHGAALFERTQALNILLWLLCQSLVSVLCVYGCVLWHQYFETEKKVTSKQSITQLDNSHLDTIPSSGSMADSTKSMDSLEKKKL